The Propionibacterium freudenreichii subsp. freudenreichii genome contains a region encoding:
- a CDS encoding glycoside hydrolase domain-containing protein codes for MAFQLSDLGRLGGHQPDQLVIGGFTRPRHAPNTPPPAPGPATRHAAHPARPPNPPAEQLRNLYHVGAYGTRNVCRQLTDADLIQYSFVAGMSYGYSGNLGFTLPSNWAFDQISTITVGSGTGAIEIDNDIYSGRDTGQASVNALPSGEVLDVAFDMSQEASLASDMDAYCDTVTSNTIGLIHGSPTDVVGDVLQHDTLITNLSRAWGIRKALIQAVSFWEYWKTTALDPAADAVVESTYVYLEALEAWEANPIGVAPTPPVVMSQDSSTGFAQIFSATAIWAHNWALGQGLISGSTWDASDWHTVWAVWQDLHGDDDYNLSAVPQVLMAGAADVGITGSPRLDYTSAQITSILARYNGTGSAAADYGQEVRGVYNVFEQYNAALRG; via the coding sequence TTGGCGTTCCAACTCAGCGATCTGGGCCGCCTGGGCGGCCACCAGCCCGACCAGCTCGTCATAGGTGGGTTTACGCGACCGCGGCATGCCCCGAATACTCCACCTCCAGCCCCCGGACCAGCGACGCGACACGCCGCACACCCCGCCAGACCCCCGAACCCACCAGCTGAACAGTTACGAAACCTCTATCATGTCGGTGCCTACGGCACCCGTAATGTTTGTCGACAGCTCACCGACGCCGATCTCATACAGTACAGTTTCGTGGCGGGAATGTCCTACGGGTACAGCGGGAACCTAGGGTTTACCCTCCCCTCAAACTGGGCATTTGACCAGATCTCTACGATCACTGTTGGAAGTGGCACTGGTGCAATCGAGATCGATAACGACATCTATTCCGGACGGGACACGGGACAAGCATCCGTCAATGCCCTTCCGTCCGGAGAGGTTCTGGACGTTGCCTTCGACATGTCGCAAGAGGCCAGCCTCGCCAGCGACATGGACGCCTATTGCGACACCGTCACTTCCAACACCATAGGGCTCATCCACGGCAGTCCAACGGACGTTGTGGGAGATGTCCTTCAGCACGACACACTGATCACAAACCTGTCTAGAGCGTGGGGGATCAGGAAAGCTCTCATCCAGGCTGTGTCTTTCTGGGAGTACTGGAAGACCACCGCGCTCGACCCTGCGGCAGATGCCGTTGTCGAAAGCACCTATGTGTATCTCGAAGCGCTAGAAGCCTGGGAGGCGAACCCCATTGGAGTAGCACCTACCCCACCAGTAGTTATGAGCCAAGACAGCAGCACGGGTTTCGCTCAGATCTTCTCCGCCACCGCGATCTGGGCCCACAACTGGGCTCTGGGCCAAGGATTGATTTCTGGGTCGACGTGGGATGCGTCCGATTGGCACACCGTGTGGGCGGTGTGGCAGGACCTGCACGGAGACGACGACTACAATCTTTCCGCCGTTCCACAAGTACTGATGGCGGGTGCCGCCGATGTCGGGATCACTGGATCTCCACGTCTTGACTACACCTCCGCGCAGATCACATCGATCCTCGCCCGATACAATGGAACCGGTAGTGCTGCCGCTGATTATGGCCAGGAGGTTCGCGGCGTCTACAACGTGTTCGAACAGTACAACGCGGCACTCAGGGGATGA
- the tnpC gene encoding IS66 family transposase, which translates to MPRSRKPTYDELVGLVAAQAAQIAELERQLGSTSRNSSKPPSADGLAKPAPKSLRRPSERHPGGQPGHPGAALRQVDHPDHIVTHAPDRCPACGGVLDECCDVGVVARQVVDLPQVRAVVTEHQILTRRCACGHLTAGTAPAGVAAPVSYGPAARAAMVYLAAGQYIPIRRVAVTMADLLGMPVSTGAVAAAVEQAGGEPLDAFTGQVAGRIAASPVVHADETGLRVAGKLHWVHSASTGQYSHISVHRRRGRAGMDAAGILPGCTGVLVHDAWAPYDTYEHVDHQLCCAHLIRELVAVADHHDAHDPPGAFCWARQVLDALLPLIRDPHAAAGQADPGLLEAGRRLIVDAARLGADSGVPGKVGAKHRALARRISARIDDYLRFATTPGLAPDNNAAEREIRMVKVHQKVSGCHRTLTGAEGFLRLRSYLSTATKQACNTYQVLVDLFNGQAWTPATT; encoded by the coding sequence ATGCCGCGGTCGCGTAAACCCACCTATGACGAGCTGGTCGGGCTGGTGGCCGCCCAGGCGGCCCAGATCGCTGAGTTGGAACGCCAACTCGGGTCGACCTCGCGCAACTCGTCGAAGCCACCCTCGGCAGACGGGTTGGCCAAGCCGGCCCCGAAATCCTTGCGGCGCCCCTCAGAACGGCACCCGGGCGGCCAGCCCGGCCATCCGGGTGCGGCCCTGCGCCAGGTCGATCATCCCGATCACATCGTGACCCACGCCCCGGACCGGTGCCCGGCCTGCGGCGGGGTCCTGGACGAGTGCTGCGACGTGGGTGTGGTGGCCCGGCAGGTGGTCGACCTGCCCCAGGTGCGCGCGGTGGTGACCGAGCACCAGATCCTCACCCGCCGGTGCGCCTGCGGGCACCTGACGGCGGGGACGGCTCCGGCCGGGGTGGCCGCGCCGGTCTCCTACGGGCCGGCGGCCCGTGCGGCGATGGTCTACCTGGCCGCCGGCCAGTACATACCGATCAGGCGGGTCGCGGTGACCATGGCCGACCTGCTGGGGATGCCCGTGTCGACCGGGGCGGTGGCCGCCGCCGTCGAACAGGCGGGCGGTGAGCCCCTGGACGCCTTCACCGGCCAGGTGGCGGGCCGGATCGCCGCATCCCCTGTCGTCCACGCCGATGAGACCGGGCTGCGGGTCGCTGGGAAGCTGCACTGGGTCCACTCGGCCTCCACCGGTCAGTACTCGCATATCAGTGTGCACCGGCGGCGGGGCCGGGCGGGGATGGATGCCGCCGGCATCCTGCCCGGCTGCACCGGTGTGCTGGTCCATGACGCGTGGGCCCCCTACGACACCTACGAGCACGTGGACCACCAACTGTGCTGCGCCCACCTGATCCGCGAACTGGTCGCGGTGGCCGACCACCACGACGCCCACGACCCGCCCGGGGCGTTCTGCTGGGCCCGCCAGGTCCTCGACGCCCTCCTGCCGCTGATCCGCGATCCCCACGCCGCCGCAGGACAGGCCGACCCCGGACTGCTGGAGGCCGGGCGGCGTCTCATCGTCGACGCAGCACGACTGGGTGCGGATTCGGGAGTGCCCGGGAAGGTCGGGGCGAAGCACCGCGCCCTGGCCCGGCGGATCAGTGCCCGGATCGACGACTACCTGCGCTTCGCCACCACACCGGGCCTGGCACCCGACAACAACGCCGCTGAACGCGAGATCCGCATGGTCAAGGTGCATCAGAAGGTCTCGGGATGCCACCGCACTCTGACCGGCGCCGAGGGCTTCCTCCGGCTGCGCTCCTACCTGTCCACCGCCACCAAGCAGGCCTGCAACACCTACCAGGTCCTCGTCGACCTGTTCAACGGACAGGCCTGGACCCCAGCCACCACCTGA
- a CDS encoding glycoside hydrolase domain-containing protein has product MADDPWVRKVQQWLNDTYTGVSGWSPVTVDGQTGWTTMYALTRALQHEVGLTALSDNFGTGTLSALTAIGNIGPSTSNANIANIYNIVVGGLYCKGYNGDNGNLDGTWTTTTTAAVTSLQSDIGVPTTGTVSPKVFKALLTMDAYILIGTGTGPVREVQRWMNATYIDKSWFYIIPADGSYSRDVQEALVYAIQDELGVAGANGNYGPGTRAAVAAQPNITVGSSDAAGHYWVRLFQAALRFNTYDASFTGTFTSADSSIVLSFQAFCLLTVNGQGDYETWSSLLVSNGDPTRNGRAADCASEVTAARASALVADGRVVVGRYLTNVEGSTLNKKIQTGELSVILGAGLRVFPIFQTLGDSLSYFSDAQGYSDAGDAVQAATGYGFKRGTTIYFAVDVDVLGDDIPGSIIPYFQGVNRAMQRFGNLVTVQVVAGVQACPLNRSTRTW; this is encoded by the coding sequence ATGGCTGATGATCCTTGGGTTAGGAAAGTTCAACAATGGCTGAATGATACTTATACGGGTGTGTCGGGTTGGAGCCCGGTTACCGTCGATGGTCAGACGGGCTGGACGACAATGTACGCACTAACACGCGCGCTACAGCACGAGGTTGGCTTAACGGCTCTATCGGACAACTTTGGGACCGGCACGCTCTCCGCCCTTACGGCGATAGGAAATATCGGGCCAAGCACATCGAACGCGAACATCGCGAACATATACAATATTGTGGTCGGCGGGCTCTATTGCAAGGGATACAACGGCGACAATGGAAACCTCGACGGTACCTGGACGACGACCACAACGGCTGCCGTAACTAGCCTGCAATCAGATATCGGAGTTCCTACAACGGGCACAGTCAGCCCCAAGGTGTTCAAGGCGCTCTTGACGATGGACGCGTATATCCTGATCGGCACGGGCACCGGCCCTGTCCGTGAAGTCCAACGGTGGATGAACGCCACCTATATCGATAAGTCGTGGTTCTACATCATTCCCGCTGATGGGAGCTATTCGCGGGATGTGCAGGAAGCTCTTGTCTACGCGATTCAGGATGAACTAGGCGTAGCTGGCGCTAACGGCAACTACGGCCCAGGAACACGTGCCGCCGTCGCCGCCCAGCCGAATATCACGGTTGGTTCCAGCGACGCCGCCGGCCATTACTGGGTGAGACTCTTCCAGGCCGCTTTGAGGTTCAACACCTATGACGCCTCGTTCACGGGAACATTCACTTCGGCGGATTCTTCAATCGTCTTGTCCTTCCAAGCGTTCTGTCTCTTGACCGTCAACGGCCAAGGCGATTATGAAACGTGGTCGTCTTTGCTCGTCAGCAACGGAGACCCCACGCGCAATGGAAGAGCTGCGGACTGCGCGAGCGAGGTGACCGCAGCCCGTGCAAGCGCGTTGGTCGCCGATGGGCGCGTCGTCGTCGGCCGGTACCTGACGAATGTCGAGGGCTCGACCCTGAACAAGAAGATCCAAACCGGCGAACTCAGCGTCATCCTAGGTGCCGGATTGCGAGTTTTCCCGATCTTTCAGACTCTCGGGGACAGCCTCTCCTATTTCTCGGATGCACAAGGATACTCCGATGCTGGGGACGCTGTTCAGGCGGCGACCGGCTACGGGTTCAAGCGCGGAACAACGATATACTTTGCGGTTGACGTCGACGTGCTCGGTGATGACATCCCCGGTTCGATCATCCCTTACTTCCAAGGCGTTAATCGCGCGATGCAGAGGTTTGGAAACCTCGTAACTGTTCAGGTGGTGGCTGGGGTCCAGGCCTGTCCGTTGAACAGGTCGACGAGGACCTGGTAG
- a CDS encoding ISL3 family transposase — protein MDRSPAGLRLNVETDPGIVFCPACGVQAVADGRQQRLLHDIGVFGVPVLLVWSRRTWRCRQHSCPQVSWGEETQLAPPRKHFTTRAITWAVNQLLTRDVVISALARDLQVGWRTLWKAIEGPLQERLKEISDQASVEALGLDEHVWRHCGPHKNRMITGVVDHTRPKRGKDGKTKPFARLLDVQVGRSGAVAEDWLASQGKEFASKILIAAIDPYRGYANAISATLKEADMVVDIFHVTKLASQALDEVRRRVQQDTLGRRGHAKDPLYRARRLLLTGASHLTEKMATKLDALLQEGDPNWEVTITWTVYQKLIDAYQQPDSHDMVTLIDALKDCPIPEVARLGRTLKSWKREILAYWHTDRSNAGPTEAINNVIETTRRIARGFRNFENYRLRILASASGQRPYRQPPKPVRKGQPNHAE, from the coding sequence GTGGACCGCTCACCTGCGGGCCTGCGTCTGAACGTCGAGACCGACCCTGGCATCGTGTTCTGTCCCGCCTGTGGGGTCCAGGCTGTGGCGGATGGTCGCCAACAACGTCTCCTCCACGACATCGGTGTCTTCGGTGTCCCTGTCCTCCTCGTGTGGTCCAGGCGCACCTGGCGGTGCAGGCAACACTCCTGCCCCCAGGTCTCGTGGGGGGAAGAGACGCAGTTGGCTCCACCCCGCAAGCACTTCACGACCCGAGCCATCACCTGGGCTGTGAACCAGCTTCTCACCCGAGACGTTGTCATCTCCGCCCTGGCCCGGGACCTCCAGGTGGGGTGGCGCACCTTGTGGAAGGCAATCGAGGGACCCCTCCAGGAGCGCCTCAAGGAGATCAGCGACCAGGCCAGCGTGGAAGCCCTGGGCCTCGACGAGCACGTGTGGCGTCATTGCGGGCCCCACAAGAATCGGATGATCACCGGGGTGGTGGACCACACGAGGCCGAAGAGAGGCAAGGACGGGAAGACGAAGCCGTTCGCGAGGCTCCTGGATGTCCAGGTCGGGCGCTCGGGAGCGGTCGCTGAGGACTGGTTGGCCTCCCAAGGCAAGGAGTTCGCGAGCAAGATCCTCATCGCTGCCATCGACCCCTACAGGGGCTATGCCAACGCGATCTCAGCGACCCTGAAAGAGGCGGACATGGTCGTCGACATCTTCCACGTGACAAAGCTGGCCAGTCAGGCCCTGGACGAGGTGCGTCGCCGAGTCCAGCAGGACACCCTGGGGCGCAGGGGACACGCCAAAGACCCCTTGTATCGGGCTCGGAGACTCCTCCTCACCGGGGCCAGCCACCTCACGGAGAAGATGGCGACCAAGCTGGATGCCCTCCTCCAAGAAGGCGACCCGAACTGGGAGGTGACCATCACCTGGACCGTCTACCAGAAGCTGATCGATGCCTACCAGCAGCCCGACTCCCACGACATGGTCACCCTCATCGATGCTCTCAAGGACTGCCCGATTCCTGAGGTCGCCAGGCTGGGGCGCACCTTGAAGTCCTGGAAGAGGGAGATCCTGGCCTATTGGCACACCGACCGCTCGAATGCGGGTCCCACCGAGGCCATCAACAACGTCATCGAGACCACCCGACGCATCGCCCGCGGATTCCGCAACTTCGAGAACTACCGCCTCCGGATCCTCGCCTCAGCCTCCGGACAACGCCCCTACCGCCAACCCCCCAAGCCGGTCAGGAAAGGACAACCAAACCACGCTGAATGA
- a CDS encoding ISL3-like element ISPfr2 family transposase: MSDATPPAGFGRPDLTAFARLDGLGLSVTGQRLEPDRAVLACRVVEPDQWCRRCGSEGAARDTVIRRLAHEPLGWRPTVLEVVVRRYRCADCGHVWRQDTSAAAEPRAKLSRTGLRWALEGIVVAHLTVARVAEGLGVAWDTANNAVLAEGKRLLINDPTRFEGVKVIGVDEHVWRHTRRGDKYVTVIIDLTPVRDGAGPARLLDMVEGRSKAAFKTWLADRDDAFRDAVEVVAMDGFTGFKTAAAEEIPDAVTVMDPFHVVRLAGDALDRCRRRVQLAIHGHRGFRDDPLYKSRRTLHTGADLLTDKQSDRLRALFVDDAHVEVEATWGVYQRMIAAYRHEDRQRGRELMEKLITDLSAGVPKVLTELTTLGRTLKKRAADVLAYFERPGTSNGPTEALNGRLEHLRGSALGFRNLTNYIARSLLETGGFRPQLLHPRLG, from the coding sequence GTGTCCGACGCTACCCCGCCGGCCGGCTTCGGCCGCCCTGACCTGACCGCCTTCGCTCGACTCGACGGCCTCGGTCTGAGCGTGACCGGACAACGACTTGAACCGGATCGTGCGGTCCTCGCGTGCCGCGTGGTGGAACCAGATCAGTGGTGCCGACGGTGCGGCAGCGAAGGCGCTGCTCGTGACACCGTGATCCGGCGGTTGGCCCACGAGCCGCTGGGCTGGCGACCGACCGTGCTGGAAGTTGTAGTGCGCCGCTACCGCTGTGCCGACTGCGGACACGTGTGGCGCCAAGACACCAGCGCCGCGGCGGAGCCACGCGCGAAGCTCTCGCGCACCGGGCTGCGGTGGGCGCTGGAAGGGATCGTGGTCGCACACCTCACCGTCGCCCGTGTCGCCGAGGGACTCGGGGTCGCGTGGGACACCGCCAACAACGCGGTCCTGGCTGAAGGCAAGCGGCTGCTGATCAACGACCCCACGCGGTTTGAGGGCGTGAAGGTCATTGGCGTCGATGAGCACGTCTGGCGCCACACCAGGCGTGGCGACAAGTACGTCACCGTGATCATCGACCTCACCCCGGTCCGCGATGGCGCCGGCCCAGCAAGGCTGCTGGACATGGTCGAGGGCCGGTCGAAGGCGGCGTTCAAGACCTGGCTCGCCGACCGCGACGACGCCTTCCGTGACGCGGTCGAGGTGGTCGCGATGGACGGCTTCACCGGGTTCAAGACCGCCGCTGCAGAGGAGATCCCGGACGCGGTCACGGTGATGGATCCCTTCCACGTCGTGCGCCTGGCCGGTGACGCCCTCGACAGGTGCCGGCGCCGGGTCCAACTCGCGATCCACGGGCACCGTGGGTTCAGGGACGACCCGCTCTACAAGTCGCGGCGCACGCTGCACACCGGCGCGGACCTGCTCACCGACAAGCAGAGCGACAGGCTACGCGCGCTGTTCGTTGATGACGCTCACGTCGAGGTCGAGGCGACCTGGGGTGTCTACCAGCGCATGATCGCCGCCTATCGCCACGAGGACCGGCAACGTGGCCGCGAGCTCATGGAGAAGCTGATCACCGACCTCAGCGCCGGCGTCCCCAAGGTGCTCACCGAGCTCACCACCCTGGGCCGGACCCTGAAGAAGCGAGCCGCTGACGTGCTCGCCTACTTCGAACGACCCGGCACCAGCAACGGGCCGACCGAGGCGCTCAACGGACGGCTCGAACACCTGCGCGGCTCCGCACTCGGGTTCCGCAACCTGACCAACTACATCGCCCGAAGCCTGCTCGAGACCGGCGGCTTCAGACCCCAACTCCTACACCCCCGATTGGGATGA
- a CDS encoding efflux RND transporter periplasmic adaptor subunit: MAVPGARRGRRRVVGIVLLVVALVAAGAGVVWLVVDGTGHKDASAVRASAPAGGPAMVSVRRQDIAPVLTSTSQSSAQPHYLVTAPAAGHIEYTRGLTTAVQAAQPAPAAQPVASAAPATAVPEDGAQPAPAAPATTAPVAAAPVVPKTAADVKAGEVLFWVDDLAVVAPADCLLQNWVSGEVDVPGDIPVAECTYPGFGLVTQIKPVDSYRILSGIVGAKGVFDDGPGPFDCPMLPATGGGDGGTPMVCLVPTTVRALAGVPGRVAIRSQLVAGALVVPRSAVRGLVDTGVVGLQQGNQIVQRTVKLGVTDGAVVQVIDGLSLDQQVTRDAPEVGS; encoded by the coding sequence ATGGCGGTTCCGGGGGCGCGGCGCGGGCGGCGTCGTGTGGTGGGGATTGTGTTGTTGGTGGTGGCATTGGTTGCTGCTGGGGCTGGTGTGGTGTGGCTGGTCGTTGACGGCACCGGCCACAAGGACGCCTCGGCGGTGCGGGCCTCCGCGCCGGCGGGTGGGCCGGCGATGGTGTCGGTGCGGCGTCAGGACATTGCCCCGGTGCTCACGAGCACGAGCCAGTCGAGTGCGCAGCCGCATTACCTGGTGACGGCCCCGGCTGCGGGCCATATTGAGTACACGCGGGGGCTGACCACTGCGGTGCAGGCCGCCCAGCCGGCACCGGCGGCGCAACCCGTTGCCAGTGCAGCCCCGGCCACCGCAGTCCCGGAGGATGGGGCGCAGCCAGCGCCGGCCGCGCCCGCGACCACGGCCCCGGTGGCCGCGGCGCCGGTGGTGCCGAAGACGGCGGCGGACGTGAAGGCCGGCGAGGTGCTGTTCTGGGTTGACGACCTGGCGGTGGTGGCGCCGGCCGACTGCCTGCTGCAGAACTGGGTGTCCGGCGAGGTCGACGTGCCGGGCGATATTCCGGTGGCCGAGTGCACCTACCCGGGGTTCGGCCTGGTTACCCAGATCAAGCCGGTTGACTCCTACCGCATCCTGTCGGGCATCGTCGGGGCCAAGGGCGTGTTCGACGACGGCCCGGGCCCCTTCGACTGCCCGATGCTGCCGGCGACCGGCGGTGGTGACGGTGGCACCCCGATGGTGTGCCTGGTGCCCACCACGGTGCGTGCCCTGGCCGGGGTGCCCGGGCGGGTCGCGATCCGCAGTCAGCTGGTGGCCGGCGCCCTGGTGGTGCCGCGCAGCGCGGTGCGGGGCCTGGTGGACACCGGAGTGGTGGGCCTGCAACAGGGCAACCAGATCGTGCAGCGCACCGTGAAGCTCGGCGTCACCGACGGGGCCGTGGTGCAGGTGATCGACGGCCTGTCGCTCGACCAGCAGGTCACCCGCGACGCTCCCGAGGTCGGGTCGTGA
- a CDS encoding ABC transporter ATP-binding protein → MTSRVGPALALAGVHKGVDLPDGQRLEILRGVDLEIPAASSTAIVGRSGSGKSTLLSLMGLLAAPDAGTIQIDGVAAAGLSGKQSARLRNGHIGFIFQNYSLVPTWNVFQNCALPLLYSSGVSGRQQRERVRSALAEMGLADRADALPGHLSGGEQQRVAIARALVTEPTVVLADEPTGALDQTTAEAVLDVLFATAQRTGTALVVVTHDDQVAARAQTRRELDGGRFVA, encoded by the coding sequence GTGACCAGCCGCGTGGGCCCCGCCCTGGCGCTGGCCGGGGTGCACAAGGGCGTCGACCTGCCCGACGGGCAGCGCTTGGAGATCCTGCGCGGCGTCGACCTGGAGATTCCCGCCGCCAGCTCCACCGCCATCGTCGGACGCTCCGGCAGCGGCAAGTCAACCCTGCTGAGCCTCATGGGACTGCTGGCGGCCCCCGACGCGGGCACCATCCAGATCGACGGCGTGGCCGCCGCCGGGCTGAGCGGCAAGCAGTCCGCCCGGCTGCGCAACGGCCACATCGGCTTCATCTTCCAGAACTATTCGCTGGTGCCCACCTGGAATGTCTTCCAGAACTGCGCCCTGCCGCTGCTGTACAGCTCTGGGGTGAGCGGACGCCAACAACGCGAACGCGTTCGCTCGGCGCTCGCCGAAATGGGCTTGGCCGACCGTGCCGACGCCCTACCGGGGCACCTGTCGGGCGGTGAGCAGCAGCGCGTGGCCATCGCCCGCGCACTGGTCACCGAGCCGACGGTGGTGCTGGCCGACGAACCCACCGGCGCCCTCGACCAGACCACCGCCGAGGCCGTGCTCGACGTGCTGTTCGCCACCGCACAGCGCACCGGCACCGCGCTGGTCGTGGTCACCCACGACGACCAGGTGGCTGCCCGGGCACAGACCCGGCGCGAACTCGATGGGGGGCGATTCGTCGCATGA
- a CDS encoding ABC transporter permease, whose amino-acid sequence MRSFGRELWWDLLGNKTNFWLSCLALFVALFSFIAVVSTGTLAHDSLLAKTLMVDGVPTSYRAEIAPAALRANSLTGQLADDVSAWNRAGLESAVAMDFSQQLAGQPITVRAIAGNYQAIKRVKLTDGRWNQARPYPGEVVANQPLAARQGSNTQLSLGTTSGAVEPFVVTGSLADGDARPVAYTDLTSYFATTGWYPTPATVELLFHTDKTPDQIAAAIAPSLTALGLATNDKPMRIDRVDSMADQVTMFTAAFTAVTLIGLVVAALGMMNVGLASVRERSRDFTIRRALGATQGRIIAQVLAETLATGIVATLAAIGTTWALLNVLLPRLLPPSWGLSVPAYPWPITLLAAAAGLTISAASGLIPALRVRKLELAAILRA is encoded by the coding sequence ATGAGAAGCTTCGGTCGCGAGCTGTGGTGGGACCTGCTGGGCAACAAGACCAACTTCTGGCTGTCCTGCCTGGCCCTGTTCGTGGCACTGTTCTCGTTCATCGCCGTGGTGTCCACCGGCACGCTCGCCCACGACTCACTGCTGGCCAAGACCCTGATGGTCGACGGCGTGCCCACCAGCTACCGGGCCGAGATCGCCCCGGCCGCGCTGCGCGCCAACTCGCTCACCGGCCAACTCGCCGACGACGTATCGGCATGGAACCGCGCCGGCCTGGAATCGGCCGTGGCCATGGACTTCAGCCAACAACTCGCCGGCCAACCCATCACGGTGCGCGCCATCGCCGGCAACTACCAGGCGATCAAGCGCGTGAAGCTCACCGACGGCCGCTGGAACCAGGCGCGTCCCTATCCCGGCGAAGTCGTGGCCAACCAGCCCCTCGCCGCCCGGCAGGGGAGCAACACCCAATTGTCGCTCGGCACCACCTCGGGGGCCGTCGAACCCTTCGTCGTCACCGGATCGCTGGCCGACGGCGACGCCAGGCCCGTCGCCTACACCGACCTGACCTCCTATTTCGCCACCACGGGCTGGTATCCCACCCCGGCGACGGTCGAACTGCTGTTCCACACCGACAAGACCCCCGACCAGATCGCCGCCGCCATCGCCCCGTCCCTGACCGCACTCGGGCTGGCAACCAACGACAAGCCGATGCGCATCGACCGGGTCGACTCCATGGCCGACCAGGTGACCATGTTCACCGCCGCATTCACCGCCGTGACGCTCATCGGCCTGGTCGTGGCCGCCCTCGGCATGATGAACGTCGGACTGGCCAGTGTGCGCGAACGCTCCCGCGACTTCACGATCCGCCGCGCACTCGGCGCCACCCAGGGCCGCATCATCGCCCAGGTGCTCGCCGAGACCCTCGCCACCGGAATCGTCGCCACCCTGGCCGCGATCGGCACCACCTGGGCACTGCTCAACGTGCTCCTGCCCCGCCTGCTACCGCCCTCATGGGGGCTGTCCGTCCCCGCCTACCCATGGCCCATCACCCTGCTCGCCGCTGCAGCCGGACTCACCATCTCAGCCGCCAGCGGCCTCATCCCGGCACTACGCGTCCGCAAGCTCGAACTCGCCGCCATCCTGCGCGCCTAG